The proteins below are encoded in one region of Silene latifolia isolate original U9 population chromosome 2, ASM4854445v1, whole genome shotgun sequence:
- the LOC141639508 gene encoding uncharacterized protein LOC141639508 — translation MEKQMEIAICSKRKVGFLTGVVKRPTNDPYREAAWDTCNCLLISWIMHNVDLPIKISVMYSKTAKEIWKFRLNKDLEELVQGDKSIREYFTEFRILWQSLEVMMDWPPVTQVTSEINAWLDAQLKEKNERKLFQFLNGLHPSYATMRSHILMMNPLPTVEEVAVIFQHEEAQRKNYRSTDMEKLEVDNSAFYAADQKANEIAPTCPYLLYSLI, via the exons ATGGAAAAGCAAATGGAGATAGCCATTTGCTCTAAGAGGAAAGTGGGATTCCTAACTGGAGTGGTAAAGAGGCCCACAAATGATCCATACAGAGAGGCAGCTTGGGACACCTGCAACTGCCTCCTCATCTCATGGATCATGCACAATGTGGATCTGCCTATCAAGATATCAGTCATGTACTCTAAGACAGCAAAGGAAATATG GAAGTTCAGGCTCAACAAAGATCTTGAGGAGCTTGTCCAAGGTGACAAATCCATCCGTGAATATTTCACAGAGTTTAGGATCTTATGGCAAAGCCTTGAAGTCATGATGGATTGGCCACCTGTTACCCAAGTCACCTCTGAGATAAATGCTTGGTTGGATGCTCAACtgaaagagaaaaatgaaagaaagttgtTTCAATTCCTCAATGGGCTACATCCCTCTTATGCTACCATGAGAAGTCATATCCTCATGATGAATCCTCTTCCAACTGTGGAGGAAGTTGCTGTAATCTTTCAACATGAAGAGGCTCAGAGAAAGAATTACAGGAGCACAGACATGGAGAAGCTGGAAGTTGACAACTCTGCTTTTTATGCTGCTGACCAGAAGGCAAATGAAATTGCACCAACTTGTCCTTACCTTCTTTACAGTCTAATATAG